Proteins from one Caulobacter sp. 73W genomic window:
- a CDS encoding neutral zinc metallopeptidase: MRWGGGRTGGNIEDRRGLGPVGVAGGGIGAALLALAGYFFFGIDPQTTMNAANQLTPQAQQEGTRGTPQDEAGRFVDVVEKSAQDVWTPLFAAQGRTYTPPSSVVLYEQNTSTGCGMGQSAMGPFYCPRDQKVYLDLSFWQELEGQFGARGEFARAYVIAHEIGHHIQNLTGSMERAGGKGAESGSVRLELQADCYAGVWAARAPETSGGAIGIDPADIQSGLSAASAVGDDTIQKRTQGQVVPDAFTHGSAEQRMRWFKRGYERGDPAACDTFSAGRL; encoded by the coding sequence ATGCGCTGGGGTGGCGGCCGCACGGGCGGCAATATCGAGGACCGACGCGGCCTGGGACCGGTCGGCGTGGCCGGCGGCGGGATCGGCGCGGCTCTGCTGGCCCTGGCCGGCTATTTCTTCTTCGGCATCGACCCGCAGACGACCATGAACGCCGCCAACCAGCTGACGCCCCAGGCGCAGCAGGAGGGCACGCGCGGCACGCCCCAGGATGAGGCCGGCCGCTTCGTCGATGTGGTCGAGAAATCGGCCCAGGATGTCTGGACGCCGCTGTTCGCCGCGCAGGGGCGGACCTACACCCCGCCCAGCAGCGTCGTGCTGTACGAACAGAACACCTCCACCGGCTGCGGCATGGGCCAGTCGGCCATGGGACCGTTCTATTGCCCGCGCGACCAGAAGGTCTATCTGGACCTGTCCTTTTGGCAGGAGCTGGAAGGCCAGTTCGGCGCGCGCGGCGAATTCGCTCGCGCCTATGTCATCGCCCATGAAATCGGCCACCATATCCAGAACCTCACGGGCTCCATGGAGCGGGCAGGGGGCAAGGGCGCCGAGAGCGGCTCGGTACGGCTGGAGCTGCAGGCCGACTGCTACGCCGGGGTCTGGGCGGCGCGGGCGCCGGAGACTTCAGGCGGGGCCATCGGCATCGACCCGGCTGACATCCAGAGCGGCCTGTCGGCGGCGTCCGCCGTGGGCGACGACACCATCCAGAAGCGGACCCAAGGTCAGGTCGTGCCCGACGCCTTCACCCACGGCTCAGCCGAACAGCGCATGCGCTGGTTCAAGCGCGGCTATGAGCGGGGCGATCCGGCGGCGTGCGACACCTTCAGCGCAGGCCGTCTATGA
- a CDS encoding aspartate/glutamate racemase family protein: MSRILGVLGGMGPAATVDFLAKLQAATPAVRDQDHVRVLMDMNPHIPDRNTSGAAGPMLGDMAARLRDAGAQVLAMPCNTAHAFAEHIKAGGLPFIDMIETAGEASRTAGATRPGVLGTPSAVALYRRRLTDMGLEPVVLGDEAQAAFMGLIYRIKAGDLAVRNEMTALAAALLDDGADAVIAGCTEVPLVLAPADMAAPFIDATEALAKRCVAVCRD; the protein is encoded by the coding sequence ATGAGCAGGATCCTTGGCGTTCTCGGCGGCATGGGCCCGGCCGCGACGGTGGATTTCCTGGCCAAGCTGCAGGCGGCGACGCCCGCGGTCCGCGATCAGGATCACGTCCGCGTCCTGATGGACATGAACCCCCATATTCCGGACCGGAACACGAGCGGCGCGGCGGGTCCGATGCTGGGCGACATGGCGGCGCGTCTGCGCGACGCCGGGGCGCAGGTGCTGGCCATGCCGTGCAACACCGCCCACGCCTTCGCAGAGCACATCAAGGCCGGCGGCCTGCCGTTCATCGACATGATCGAGACGGCCGGTGAAGCGTCCCGCACCGCGGGCGCGACGCGTCCGGGCGTGCTGGGAACGCCGTCGGCGGTCGCGCTCTATCGCCGGCGCCTGACGGACATGGGCCTGGAGCCGGTAGTCCTGGGCGACGAGGCGCAGGCGGCGTTCATGGGCCTGATCTACCGCATCAAGGCCGGCGACCTGGCGGTCCGCAACGAGATGACCGCCTTGGCAGCCGCTCTTCTGGACGACGGTGCGGACGCGGTGATCGCCGGCTGCACGGAGGTTCCGCTGGTGCTCGCGCCGGCGGATATGGCGGCCCCCTTCATCGACGCCACCGAGGCGCTCGCCAAGCGCTGCGTCGCGGTCTGCAGGGACTGA
- the ggt gene encoding gamma-glutamyltransferase yields the protein MKPGRFGRMLVAGVAAITLQTAAVSPVLAQAGSGGDIVGYGQIHNPTIGRQGMVVAQNTIAAKVGAEILRQGGNAVDAAVAVGFAEAVTLPRAGNLGGGGYMVVHMAKTNQTITIEYYGEAPKATTPDLLLGANGRSDPNKIASFKGVSTPGTVAGLWAAHSRFGKLPWKKVVEPAVKLARDGVILTDDEAQATAARQKAMARDPGATKAFFKADGSAYKAGELFKQPDLAWTLAQIRDGGQDAFYKGAVARKIVDGMKANGGVMTMEDLAAYKANVADPIWSSYRGLKIAYMPPTASGVTLAEVMNVLEHFDMPKLGWNSVASMHVISEAMKIGWADRAFVGGPPQWKTPVAGLASKAYAAERAKLISMDKSLTTSTFKVGDPYKHESPDTTHFSVADAEGNAVSNTYTISSSYGAHVVAPGTGVLLNNSMGNFAWGVRGEDSEANRPAPGKRVGSTITPLIVFKDDKPWLVTGTPGGGYIIATMAQLLVNVIDHKLNIAEAAMRPRINQSGIDGPLELEEGIPQDLVPLLEARGHKVTRSMTMGSTQSIMIENGLFYGAADTRRPDALAIGVK from the coding sequence ATGAAGCCTGGTCGTTTCGGCCGAATGCTCGTCGCCGGCGTGGCGGCGATCACCCTGCAGACCGCCGCGGTCTCGCCCGTCCTCGCCCAGGCCGGCTCGGGCGGCGACATCGTCGGCTACGGCCAGATCCACAACCCGACCATTGGCCGCCAGGGCATGGTCGTGGCCCAGAACACCATCGCCGCGAAGGTCGGGGCCGAGATCCTGCGCCAGGGCGGCAACGCGGTGGACGCCGCCGTGGCCGTGGGCTTCGCCGAGGCGGTGACCCTGCCGCGCGCCGGCAACCTGGGCGGGGGCGGCTACATGGTCGTCCACATGGCCAAGACCAACCAGACCATCACCATCGAATATTACGGCGAGGCGCCCAAGGCGACGACGCCCGACCTGCTGCTGGGCGCGAACGGCCGCTCCGACCCCAACAAGATCGCCTCGTTCAAGGGCGTTTCGACCCCCGGCACGGTCGCCGGCCTGTGGGCCGCCCACAGCCGCTTCGGCAAGCTGCCCTGGAAGAAGGTCGTCGAGCCGGCGGTGAAGCTGGCCCGCGACGGCGTGATCCTCACCGACGACGAAGCCCAGGCCACCGCCGCCCGCCAGAAGGCGATGGCCCGCGATCCGGGCGCGACCAAGGCGTTCTTCAAGGCCGACGGCTCGGCCTATAAGGCGGGCGAGCTGTTCAAGCAGCCGGACCTGGCCTGGACCCTGGCCCAGATCCGCGATGGCGGTCAGGACGCCTTCTACAAGGGCGCCGTGGCCAGGAAGATCGTCGATGGCATGAAGGCCAATGGCGGCGTCATGACCATGGAGGACCTGGCCGCCTACAAGGCCAACGTCGCCGACCCGATCTGGTCCAGCTATCGCGGCCTGAAGATCGCCTATATGCCGCCGACCGCCTCGGGCGTGACCCTGGCCGAGGTGATGAACGTCCTCGAACACTTCGACATGCCCAAGCTGGGCTGGAACAGCGTCGCGTCCATGCACGTGATCTCCGAGGCGATGAAGATCGGCTGGGCCGACCGCGCCTTCGTCGGCGGTCCGCCTCAGTGGAAGACCCCGGTCGCCGGCCTGGCCAGCAAGGCCTACGCGGCTGAGCGCGCCAAGCTGATCTCCATGGACAAGTCGCTGACCACCTCGACCTTCAAGGTCGGCGATCCGTACAAGCACGAAAGCCCGGACACGACCCACTTCTCCGTGGCCGACGCCGAGGGCAACGCGGTCAGCAACACCTATACGATCTCGTCGTCCTACGGCGCGCACGTGGTGGCGCCGGGGACGGGGGTCCTGCTCAACAACTCCATGGGCAACTTCGCCTGGGGCGTGCGCGGCGAGGATAGCGAGGCCAACCGTCCGGCGCCGGGCAAGCGGGTGGGCTCGACCATCACGCCGCTGATCGTCTTCAAGGACGACAAGCCCTGGCTGGTCACCGGCACCCCGGGCGGCGGCTACATCATCGCCACCATGGCCCAGCTGCTGGTCAATGTGATCGACCACAAGCTGAACATCGCCGAGGCGGCCATGCGCCCGCGGATCAACCAGTCGGGCATCGACGGCCCGCTGGAGCTGGAGGAGGGGATCCCGCAGGATCTCGTCCCGCTGCTGGAGGCCAGGGGCCACAAGGTCACCAGGTCGATGACCATGGGCAGCACCCAGTCGATCATGATCGAGAACGGGCTGTTCTACGGCGCGGCGGACACCCGCCGGCCGGACGCTCTCGCCATCGGCGTGAAGTAA
- a CDS encoding Rid family hydrolase, protein MFRLFALAASLLAAAPALAQTAPQYPVTIPAPGGGVIISNARNEQAYDTIKYAPARRAGDTVYVSGVIIAPAPNETKDAAGLKASARRAFKAVDELLKAAGGSWDDVVMINSFHDWSSSNFTGSRMDHVTVMNEVRAEFTQAPHPAWTAVGTSGLLAPTGVIEMQVIAHIPQKK, encoded by the coding sequence ATGTTTCGCCTCTTCGCCCTCGCCGCCAGCCTCCTCGCCGCCGCCCCGGCCCTGGCCCAGACCGCCCCGCAATATCCGGTGACGATCCCCGCTCCGGGCGGTGGCGTGATCATCTCCAACGCGCGCAACGAGCAGGCCTACGACACCATCAAATACGCTCCCGCCCGTCGGGCCGGCGACACGGTCTATGTGTCCGGCGTGATCATCGCCCCGGCTCCGAACGAGACCAAGGATGCGGCTGGCCTCAAGGCTTCCGCCCGGCGCGCCTTCAAGGCCGTCGATGAGCTGCTGAAGGCCGCCGGTGGTAGCTGGGACGACGTGGTGATGATCAACAGCTTCCACGATTGGAGCTCGTCGAACTTCACGGGCTCGCGCATGGACCATGTCACGGTGATGAACGAGGTCCGCGCCGAGTTCACTCAGGCGCCCCACCCCGCCTGGACCGCCGTCGGCACCAGCGGCCTGCTGGCCCCGACCGGCGTGATCGAGATGCAGGTGATCGCCCACATCCCGCAGAAGAAATAG
- a CDS encoding TonB-dependent receptor plug domain-containing protein has translation MSHHNFRARTWLLATTAALAISGAARADEAADAAAEATTVEQVIVTGDIAFRNRTSDPNPVLSYDLEYFQRFEPVSVGEMLKRVPGVTFTSDVLEFDGVSMRGLPPGYTQVLINGRRAPGGEADRSFFVDRIPAELVERIEIIRSPRADQPSEGLAGSLNVILKEGAQLEGGFVKAGALINEDGKVRPSGAVAYAGTVGDTSFWGALNYQGRRNPKKKTSWRYDGTFSELDNIERQDDTRDGVDLSANAELTHRFDTGQIRLSGLVVDTDRDEDETSLTYVDAGGGRFTALDEAEVQAERISQQTYQFSADGKFDLAGGVLTANIGWAGFREDTNSRLVVGGDLSELELDEYTTLDITDDEYSGGAAYAWNFSTSKLKVGVDLLRKEREGAEVEYDIDDGEVGDADPAPGAIYGIKETRIDPYVRYTFTPNDQWNFDAGLRVENTDRDITSDLGTVSYSKTQWNPSFHLTYTPNSEDQFRASLARTVRRAGYDLIIPYLAEEEPTDDDDLRGNPRLVDETAWGLDVGYERRLGAQGIFGVNIFYRDVSDLIEVVGTSETSSSGLGNIYEPRNIGSGQTWGVEVDFSSPLTIIGLPDTGLFANYTFMDSSVEDPFTGADRRFTNQPHHVYNVGFIHTVRDWGVSFGASAYSRSAGYESAMDETVKVAYTADMEAFIEKRIGDNVVVRLAGMNLLDKKKKETFRKYDGDSVEEILENRANGDIDEGELESERSGALYQVTLRVAF, from the coding sequence ATGTCACATCACAATTTCCGGGCACGCACTTGGCTGCTGGCCACCACCGCGGCTTTGGCGATCAGCGGCGCTGCTCGCGCCGATGAGGCCGCCGACGCCGCTGCGGAAGCGACCACGGTCGAACAGGTGATCGTCACCGGCGATATCGCGTTCCGCAACCGCACCAGCGATCCGAACCCCGTCCTGTCCTACGACCTGGAATACTTCCAGCGTTTCGAGCCGGTGTCGGTGGGCGAAATGCTGAAGCGCGTTCCGGGCGTGACCTTCACTTCCGACGTGCTGGAGTTCGACGGCGTGTCCATGCGCGGCCTGCCGCCAGGCTACACGCAGGTCCTGATCAACGGCCGGCGGGCGCCGGGCGGTGAGGCTGACCGCAGCTTCTTCGTCGATCGCATTCCCGCCGAACTGGTTGAGCGCATCGAGATCATCCGCTCGCCGCGCGCCGACCAGCCGAGCGAGGGCCTGGCCGGCTCGCTGAACGTCATCCTCAAGGAAGGCGCGCAGCTCGAGGGCGGCTTCGTGAAGGCCGGCGCCCTGATCAACGAAGACGGCAAGGTCCGCCCCTCTGGCGCGGTGGCCTATGCCGGCACGGTCGGCGACACCAGCTTCTGGGGCGCGCTCAACTACCAAGGTCGTCGCAATCCCAAGAAGAAGACCAGCTGGCGCTACGACGGCACGTTCAGCGAGCTGGACAATATAGAACGTCAGGACGACACCCGAGACGGCGTCGACCTCTCGGCCAACGCGGAACTGACTCATCGCTTCGATACCGGCCAAATCCGCCTGAGCGGCCTGGTGGTCGATACGGATCGGGACGAGGACGAAACCTCGCTCACCTACGTTGACGCCGGCGGCGGACGCTTCACCGCACTGGACGAAGCCGAGGTTCAGGCCGAGCGCATCTCGCAGCAGACCTATCAATTCAGCGCCGACGGCAAGTTCGATCTGGCGGGCGGCGTGCTGACCGCGAACATCGGCTGGGCCGGCTTCCGCGAGGACACCAACTCCCGTCTGGTCGTGGGCGGTGACCTGAGCGAACTGGAGCTCGACGAATACACCACCCTCGACATCACCGACGATGAGTACTCCGGCGGCGCCGCCTACGCCTGGAACTTCTCCACGTCCAAGCTGAAGGTCGGCGTCGATCTTCTGCGCAAGGAGCGCGAGGGCGCCGAGGTCGAGTATGACATCGATGATGGCGAGGTCGGCGACGCGGACCCCGCGCCGGGCGCGATCTATGGGATCAAGGAAACGCGGATCGATCCCTATGTCCGCTACACCTTCACGCCGAACGACCAGTGGAATTTCGACGCCGGCCTGCGCGTCGAGAACACCGACCGCGACATCACCAGCGACCTTGGCACGGTGAGCTACAGCAAGACCCAGTGGAATCCTTCGTTCCACCTGACCTACACGCCCAACAGCGAGGACCAGTTCCGCGCCTCGCTGGCCCGCACGGTGCGCCGCGCCGGCTACGACCTGATCATCCCGTACTTGGCCGAGGAGGAGCCGACGGACGACGACGATCTGCGCGGCAATCCGCGTCTGGTCGACGAAACGGCCTGGGGCCTCGACGTCGGCTATGAGCGTCGCCTGGGCGCCCAAGGCATCTTCGGCGTCAACATCTTCTACCGTGATGTCAGCGACCTGATCGAAGTGGTCGGCACAAGCGAGACCTCGTCGTCGGGGCTGGGCAATATCTACGAGCCGCGCAACATCGGCTCGGGCCAGACGTGGGGCGTGGAGGTCGATTTCTCGTCGCCGCTGACGATCATCGGCCTGCCCGACACGGGTCTGTTCGCCAACTACACCTTCATGGACAGCTCGGTGGAGGATCCCTTCACCGGCGCAGACCGCCGGTTCACCAATCAGCCGCACCACGTCTACAACGTCGGCTTCATCCATACGGTGCGCGATTGGGGCGTCAGCTTCGGCGCCAGCGCCTACAGCCGCTCGGCCGGTTACGAATCGGCCATGGATGAGACGGTCAAGGTCGCCTACACCGCCGACATGGAAGCCTTCATCGAGAAGCGCATCGGCGACAACGTCGTGGTCCGCCTCGCCGGCATGAACCTGCTGGACAAGAAAAAGAAGGAAACCTTCCGCAAGTATGACGGCGACTCGGTTGAGGAGATCCTTGAGAACCGCGCCAACGGCGATATCGACGAGGGCGAGCTGGAAAGCGAACGCTCGGGCGCGCTGTATCAAGTGACCCTGCGGGTGGCCTTCTGA
- a CDS encoding phytase gives MRNLLLIAASAAALAACATGPGPDKTPTVNVAMVRETDPVQSVDDAADDPAIWRNAADPAASLIVATDKKAGLVVYGLDGKRRDFKAAGRVNNVDLRDGVTINGKPGVLVVASDRNDPLNGALALFSLAPTGLLTELGKVPGVAGEAYGLCMWRAADQAVYAFLVMKDGAIAQVALDASGAAPTGKVVRTLKLGTQSEGCVADDRTGKLYVGEEDVGVWSFDAAATAPTTATAFAKVDRIKQFDDVEGLAIAAEGATGGWLIASSQGDNAFAVYKLEDAAYVGRFRIGGEGSESVQETDGLELAVGDFGPDFPGGIFVAQDGDNRPDPQNFKLTSWNRIKAALGL, from the coding sequence ATGCGCAATCTCCTCCTTATCGCGGCCTCGGCGGCGGCTCTGGCCGCCTGCGCCACGGGCCCTGGCCCGGACAAGACGCCGACCGTCAACGTCGCCATGGTCCGCGAGACCGATCCGGTGCAGTCCGTGGACGACGCCGCCGACGATCCCGCCATCTGGCGCAACGCCGCCGATCCGGCCGCCAGCCTGATCGTCGCCACCGACAAGAAGGCCGGCCTGGTGGTCTATGGCCTCGACGGCAAGCGTCGGGATTTCAAGGCGGCTGGGCGGGTCAACAATGTCGACCTGCGCGATGGCGTGACGATCAACGGCAAGCCGGGCGTGCTGGTCGTCGCCAGCGACCGCAATGATCCGCTGAACGGCGCCCTGGCCCTGTTCAGCCTGGCGCCCACCGGCCTGCTGACCGAGCTGGGCAAGGTTCCCGGTGTGGCGGGCGAGGCCTATGGCCTGTGCATGTGGCGCGCGGCGGACCAGGCGGTCTACGCTTTCCTGGTGATGAAGGACGGCGCGATCGCCCAGGTGGCCCTGGACGCCTCGGGCGCCGCGCCGACGGGCAAGGTGGTCCGCACCCTGAAGCTGGGCACGCAGTCGGAAGGCTGCGTGGCCGACGACCGCACGGGCAAGCTCTATGTGGGCGAGGAAGATGTGGGCGTGTGGAGCTTCGACGCCGCCGCGACCGCGCCGACCACCGCCACGGCGTTCGCCAAGGTGGACCGCATCAAGCAGTTCGATGATGTCGAGGGCCTGGCCATCGCGGCCGAGGGCGCGACGGGCGGTTGGCTGATCGCTTCGAGCCAGGGCGACAACGCGTTCGCGGTCTACAAGCTGGAGGACGCGGCCTATGTGGGGCGCTTCCGGATTGGCGGCGAAGGCTCTGAAAGCGTTCAGGAAACCGACGGGCTGGAATTGGCGGTCGGCGACTTCGGGCCGGACTTTCCGGGCGGGATCTTCGTGGCCCAGGACGGCGACAACCGGCCCGATCCGCAGAACTTCAAGCTGACGTCCTGGAACCGCATTAAGGCGGCCCTGGGACTGTAG
- a CDS encoding D-cysteine desulfhydrase, which produces MHLARFPRARFAHLPTALEPLPRLGADLGVKLWVKRDDCTGLAGGGNKTRKLEFLLGDALAKGADTLITQGAIQSNHVRQTAAAAARHGLKCEIVLEDRTGSTNPDYVGSGNVLLDRLLGATLRTVPGGSDMNGEMAKIADDLLAQGRKPYVIPGGGSNAIGALGYVDCALELVRQADAQGLRIDRIVTATGSAGTHAGLVAGLAVSGASIPVLGIGVRAPKETQEANVFKLAVETATLLGHRDAVKREMVVADCGYVGAGYGLIDDGVIDALKLAARTEALLLDPVYTGKGMKGLIALARQGVFKDENVVFLHTGGAQGLFGYHTELEPALGQ; this is translated from the coding sequence ATGCATCTCGCCCGCTTTCCCCGCGCCCGTTTCGCCCACCTCCCGACGGCGCTGGAGCCCCTGCCGAGGCTGGGCGCGGACCTGGGCGTGAAGCTGTGGGTCAAGCGCGACGACTGCACCGGCCTGGCCGGCGGCGGCAACAAGACCCGCAAGCTGGAGTTTCTGCTCGGCGACGCCCTGGCCAAGGGCGCCGACACCCTGATCACCCAGGGCGCCATCCAGTCCAACCACGTGCGCCAGACGGCTGCCGCCGCGGCGCGTCACGGCCTGAAGTGCGAGATCGTGCTGGAGGATCGGACCGGGTCCACGAACCCCGACTATGTGGGTTCCGGCAATGTGCTGCTGGACCGCCTGCTGGGCGCGACGCTGCGCACCGTGCCGGGCGGCTCGGACATGAACGGCGAGATGGCCAAGATCGCCGACGACCTGCTGGCCCAGGGCCGCAAGCCCTATGTGATACCGGGCGGCGGTTCGAACGCGATCGGCGCACTGGGTTATGTCGACTGTGCTCTTGAACTGGTCCGCCAGGCCGACGCCCAGGGCCTCAGGATCGACCGCATCGTCACCGCCACCGGCAGCGCCGGCACCCATGCCGGCCTCGTCGCCGGCCTGGCGGTCAGCGGGGCCAGCATCCCGGTCCTTGGCATCGGCGTGCGCGCCCCCAAGGAGACCCAGGAAGCCAACGTCTTCAAGCTGGCGGTTGAGACCGCCACCCTGCTCGGCCATCGCGATGCGGTGAAGCGCGAGATGGTCGTCGCCGACTGCGGCTATGTCGGCGCTGGCTACGGCTTGATCGACGACGGGGTCATCGACGCCCTGAAACTGGCCGCGCGGACCGAGGCCCTGCTGCTCGATCCCGTCTATACGGGCAAGGGCATGAAGGGCCTGATCGCCCTCGCCCGCCAGGGCGTGTTCAAGGACGAGAACGTCGTCTTCCTGCACACCGGCGGCGCCCAGGGTCTGTTCGGCTATCACACCGAGCTGGAGCCCGCGCTCGGCCAATGA